A genomic segment from Ochotona princeps isolate mOchPri1 chromosome 11, mOchPri1.hap1, whole genome shotgun sequence encodes:
- the LOC131481481 gene encoding LOW QUALITY PROTEIN: uncharacterized protein LOC131481481 (The sequence of the model RefSeq protein was modified relative to this genomic sequence to represent the inferred CDS: substituted 1 base at 1 genomic stop codon), producing MGQALVTPLSLSIDHWSEVRGRARSLSVEVKKKEWKTLCSSQWPAFGIGWPPEGTFNLSIILQVKGRVCDTSPGGHPDQVPYVVTWESLATNPPSWVKPFAAVDASPRPPPLPSPIPLNPIPSAPLITSSICPLRETDTNRGKPAVLSDSGQEDLLLSLKPPPPYPHRPTGGHPVAEPAVAPEEGAVMPDSTIPEEAQGRRSPIPTRLRLRREKEGGREEEEGAWSSQLFPLRAVGEQMQYWPFFASDLYNWKTHNPPFSQDPQALTGLIESILLTHQPTWDDCQQLLRTLLTTEERHRVLLEARKNVPGADGNPTQLPNEIDAVFPLNRPDWDHNTPAGRERLRLYRQTLLAGLKGAGRRPTNLAKVRAVVQGAEETPAGFLERLMEAYRMYTPFNPASEERQSEVIMAFIGQSAPDIRNKLQRLEGLQNYNLQDLVREADKIYNKRETPEKKEKRLRKLQEEREDEREKRRNQELSRILATVVHSRPETGRQIRNQGDERRPRLSRDQCAYCKEKGHWARECPKNSRNPKKMTPVLALGDXGSRGQDPPPEPRITLTVGGQPVTFLVDTGAQHSVLTSTGGPMSHKTSWVQGATGGKFYKWTTERRVDLATETVTHSFLHVPECPYPLLGRDLLSKIGAHIKFHEGGASVSGPRGEPLYLLTLRIKDEYRLHEKRPPGGPVPSLLLKEWVESFPNAWAETGGVGLAINQPPLVINLKPTASPVAIRQYPMSREAFQGIRPHIQRLLQLGILVPCRSPWNTPLLPIKKPGTNDYRPVQDLREVNQRVEDMHPTVPNPYNLLSSLPPSHTWYTVLDLKDAFFCLRLCPQSQPLFAFEWRDPESGLAGQLTWTRLPQGFKHSPTIFDEALHRDLADFRIQQPDLILLQYVDDLLLAASSEESCIQGTKALLKRLGELGYRASAKKAQLCQTKVTYLGYVLEGGQRWLTEARKQAVSSIPAPKSPRQLREFLGTAGFCRLWVPGFAEIAAPLYPLTKQGTKFLWESEQQEAFDRIKEALLKAPALGLPDVTRPFNLYVDERRGIAKGVLVQALGPWKRPVAYLSKKLDPVAAGWPPCLRMIAAIATLVKDSGKLTLGQQITVIAPHAVEAIVRQPPDRWLTNARMTHYQALLLAPEKIRFGPAVALNPATLLPDPGTPGDVPHNCQQILAEVHGTREDLSDQPMPDAEVTWFTDGSSYVVDGKRRAGAAVVDNEKTIWSSALAPGTSAQRAELIALTQALKLAEGKKANIYTDSRYAFATAHVHGEIYRRRGLLTSGGKEIKNKDEIVGLLQALFRPKKISIIHCPGHQKGNDPTAKGNQLADSAAKRAAEETQTLVMVETIVQKPANSDETTVRQFGTLKYTSTDETLIQQHGGEWDPKTRTWKCGDKVALPLKNSKEIVKHLHQLTHLSRRKMLALLTKEECPFHILRLPGLVQETVDLCKPCAQVNAGRLKLPPGARARGHRPGMCWEVDFTEVRPGMYGYKYLLVFVDTFSGWTEAYPTKKETAQVVVKKILEEIFPRFGLPQVLGSDNGPAFVSQVSQMMARVLGIDWKLHCAYRPQSSGQVERMNRSLKETLTKLALETGAKDWVQLLPMALFRARNTPAHHGLTPFEILYGSPPPAASLCSLDPVLYPNPPALQTHLQALRVVRDHIWKPLAEVYRDKEVPSCPHPFKEGDLVYVRRHQSKTLEPRWKGPYTVLLTTPTALKVDGISAWIHASHVKRATPQDPTDSPSTAEPPLGAWKVQRSPNPLKLRLLKV from the coding sequence ATGGGACAAGCTTTGGTTACTCCCTTGAGTCTCTCCATTGATCATTGGTCAGAAGTCCGGGGACGAGCCCGAAGTCTATCTGTAGAAGTTAAGAAAAAGGAATGGAAGACCCTTTGTTCCTCCCAATGGCCCGCCTTTGGAATCGGGTGGCCGCCGGAGGGCACCTTTAACCTCTCTATTATTTTACAGGTGAAAGGTCGCGTATGTGACACAAGCCCGGGAGgtcacccagaccaggttcccTATGTAGTTACTTGGGAGAGTCTAGCTACAAACCCTCCTAGTTGGGTAAAGCCCTTCGCGGCTGTTGATGCTAGCCCACGGCCGCCACCCCTGCCTTCACCTATCCCTTTGAATCCCATTCCCTCAGCTCCCCTAATAACGTCTTCAATCTGCCCGCTACGAGAGACAGACACCAACCGAGGAAAGCCGGCGGTCCTCTCCGATAGTGGTCAGGAAGACCTTCTCCTATCATTAAAACctccacctccctatccccacAGGCCTACTGGAGGCCACCCAGTTGCAGAGCCGGCAGTGGCGCCAGAAGAAGGAGCTGTGATGCCTGACTCCACCATACCAGAGGAAGCGCAAGGGCGTAGATCACCGATACCCACGCGGCTCCGGCTGCGTCGAGAGAaagaaggggggagagaggaggaagagggagcatGGTCATCTCAGTTATTTCCCCTCCGGGCCGTAGGAGAACAGATGCAGTACTGGCCTTTTTTTGCCTCGGATCTATACAATTGGAAAACCCATAACCCCCCCTTTTCTCAGGATCCGCAGGCTTTAACAGGATTAATTGAGTCTATTTTGCTGACCCATCAGCCCACGTGGGATGATTGTCAGCAGCTCCTGCGGACACTACTCACTACAGAAGAACGGCACCGAGTACTTTTGGAGGCTCGGAAGAACGTTCCTGGAGCTGATGGGAACCCGACTCAACTCCCTAATGAGATAGATGCTGTGTTTCCTCTCAATCGACCGGACTGGGACCACAATACGCCTGCCGGTAGGGAGCGTCTCCGTCTTTACCGCCAGACTCTGTTAGCGGGTCTCAAGGGCGCTGGAAGGCGACCCACCAATTTGGCCAAGGTAAGGGCAGTAGTACAGGGGGCAGAGGAAACCCCTGCGGGGTTTTTAGAAAGGCTAATGGAGGCTTACCGTATGTATACCCCTTTTAATCCGGCTAGtgaagaaagacagagtgaagttATAATGGCATTTATTGGACAGTCGGCACCGGACATAAGGAATAAGTTGCAGAGACTAGAGGGATTGCAGAATTATAATTTGCAGGATCTAGTTCGGGAGGCTGATAAGATATACAATAAGAGAGAGACTCccgagaaaaaggaaaaaaggttaAGGAAGTTacaagaggagagggaggacgagagagagaaaaggcgtAATCAGGAGTTAAGTCGAATCCTGGCCACTGTAGTGCATAGTAGACCAGAAACAGGGAGGCAGATCAGGAACCAGGGAGATGAAAGGCGGCCCCGGTTGAGCCGAGATCAGTGTGCTTACTGCAAAGAGAAGGGGCATTGGGCCCGAGAATGTCCCAAGAACTCACGGAACCCCAAGAAGATGACCCCCGTGCTGGCCCTTGGAGATTAGGGAAGTCGGGGCCAGGACCCCCCCCCTGAGCCCAGGATAACTCTAACCGTGGGGGGACAACCAGTCACTTTCCTGGTAGATACGGGAGCGCAGCACTCCGTGTTGACTAGCACGGGAGGGCCTATGAGTCATAAGACTTCTTGGGTACAAGGAGCTACTGGTGGAAAATTTTACAAGTGGACAACTGAACGGCGAGTAGACCTCGCCACAGAGACTGTGACACATTCATTTCTACATGTACCGGAGTGTCCCTACCCCTTGTTAGGGAGGGATTTACTATCAAAAATAGGGGCGCACATCAAGTTCCATGAGGGTGGAGCTTCAGTTTCCGGACCCAGGGGAGAGCCCTTGTACCTCTTGACCTTGAGAATAAAAGATGAATATAGATTGCATGAGAAGCGCCCCCCCGGAGGGCCTGTCCCTTCCTTGTTGCTGAAAGAATGGGTGGAAAGTTTCCCCAATGCCTGGGCCGAGACAGGAGGGGTCGGGTTGGCGATCAACCAACCACCCCTGGTGATCAACTTGAAACCCACGGCTTCTCCAGTGGCTATCAGGCAATATCCGATGTCGAGGGAAGCATTCCAGGGCATCAGACCGCATATACAGAGACTACTACAACTAGGCATCTTGGTGCCCTGCCGTTCCCCGTGGAACACTCCTCTATTGCCGATAAAGAAACCAGGGACAAATGATTACCGACCTGTCCAAGACTTAAGAGAAGTTAATCAGCGAGTCGAGGACATGCATCCAACTGTCCCCAACCCATACAATCTTTTAAGCTCCTTGCCCCCGTCTCACACCTGGTATACTGTACTAGACCTCAaagatgccttcttttgcttaaGACTGTGCCCCCAGAGCCAGCCATTGTTTGCCTTCGAATGGAGAGATCCGGAATCTGGGCTTGCTGGGCAGCTGACATGGACCAGATTGCCACAAGGGTTCAAGCACTCCCCCACCATTTTTGATGAAGCCCTCCACCGGGACCTGGCTGATTTCCGCATACAACAGCCTGACCTCATCCTTTTACAGTATGTAGATGACCTTCTCCTTGCTGCTTCTTCCGAAGAATCTTGCATACAAGGTACGAAAGCCCTTCTAAAAAGACTCGGAGAGTTGGGATACCGAGCCTCTGCTAAGAAGGCCCAACTATGCCAGACCAAAGTAACATACCTAGGATATGTCCTAGAAGGAGGACAGAGATGGCTAACAGAGGCTAGAAAACAGGCTGTGTCCTCAATACCTGCTCCCAAAAGTCCCAGGCAGCTGAGAGAGTTCCTGGGAACTGCAGGATTCTGCCGACTCTGGGTACCGGGATTCGCTGAGATCGCAGCCCCCTTGTATCCCCTAACCAAACAGGGAACAAAATTTCTATGGGAATCGGAACAGCAGGAGGCCTTCGACCGCATCAAAGAAGCCCTCTTGAAGGCCCCGGCACTGGGACTCCCTGACGTAACCAGGCCGTTTAATCTTTATGTGGATGAAAGGAGAGGAATTGCAAAAGGAGTCTTAGTACAAGCATTGGGGCCATGGAAGCGGCCAGTAGCCTATCTCTCTAAGAAACTTGATCCAGTCGCAGCGGGGTGGCCCCCATGCCTACGAATGATTGCTGCCATAGCAACTCTGGTTAAGGACTCTGGCAAGTTGACCCTTGGCCAGCAGATCACTGTGATCGCGCCACATGCTGTGGAGGCCATAGTCCGGCAGCCCCCTGACCGATGGTTAACTAATGCTCGAATGACGCATTACCAGGCATTGTTATTAGCCCCAGAAAAGATACGGTTTGGCCCTGCGGTCGCCCTGAACCCTGCCACGCTCCTCCCAGACCCTGGAACCCCGGGAGATGTTCCACACAACTGTCAGCAAATCCTTGCGGAGGTACACGGAACACGAGAGGACCTCTCTGATCAACCCATGCCAGATGCTGAGGTAACGTGGTTCACCGATGGGAGCAGTTATGTGGTGGATGGGAAACGACGGGCAGGGGCTGCGGTGGTAGACAATGAAAAGACTATTTGGTCAAGTGCCCTGGCACCGGGCACTTCAGCTCAGCGGGCAGAACTAATAGCCCTAACCCAGGCCCTGAAGCTTGCAGAAGGGAAAAAGGCTAATATTTATACTGACAGCCGCTATGCCTTTGCTACCGCACATGTGCATGGGGAAATATATCGAAGAAGAGGATTACTGACGTCAGGGggaaaagagataaagaacaaaGATGAAATTGTAGGACTCTTGCAAGCATTGTTTCGCCCCAAGAAAATCAGCATTATCCATTGCCCTGGGCACCAGaagggaaatgacccaacagcaAAAGGAAACCAATTGGCAGACTCGGCTGCTAAACGGGCAGCTGAAGAGACTCAGACATTAGTCATGGTAGAGACCATTGTTCAAAAACCCGCTAACTCAGATGAGACTACAGTCCGACAATTTGGGACCCTAAAATATACCAGCACAGACGAAACCCTGATACAACAACATGGAGGGGAATGGGACCCCAAGACAAGGACTTGGAAGTGCGGAGATAAAGTCGCTTTACCTcttaaaaattcaaaggaaatagTAAAGCATCTACATCAACTTACACATTTGAGTCGCAGAAAGATGCTTGCCTTACTAACTAAAGAAGAGTGCCCCTTCCACATTCTCCGTCTGCCTGGTTTAGTTCAAGAGACTGTAGATCTTTGCAAACCATGCGCACAGGTAAATGCAGGGAGACTCAAGCTCCCCCCTGGGGCGAGAGCACGGGGTCATCGTCCAGGAATGTGTTGGGAAGTAGACTTCACTGAAGTCCGTCCAGGTATGTACGGTTATAAGTATCTTCTAGTTTTTGTGGACACCTTCTCTGGGTGGACGGAAGCGTACCCCACCAAGAAAGAAACGGCACAGGTGGTGGTAAAGAagatcttggaagaaatattCCCTCGGTTTGGACTGCCACAGGTACTTGGGTCTGACAACGGGCCGGCCTTTGTCTCCCAGGTAAGtcagatgatggccagggttttgGGGATTGATTGGAAATTGCATTGTGCCTATAGAccccagagttcaggacaggTAGAGAGAATGAATAGAAGCTTAAAAGAGACCTTGACCAAATTAGCTTTGGAGACTGGCGCTAAAGACTGGGTGCAGCTCCTACCTATGGCGCTTTTTAGGGCCAGAAACACGCCGGCCCATCATGGACTCACTCCCTTTGAAATTTTGTATGGGAGCCCGCCTCCCGCGGCTTCCTTGTGTAGCCTTGACCCGGTTTTGTATCCTAACCCTCCTGCTTTACAGACTCATCTCCAGGCTCTCCGTGTGGTGCGAGATCATATCTGGAAGCCCCTTGCGGAAGTCTATCGAGACAAGGAAGTGCCGtcctgcccacaccccttcaAGGAAGGTGACCTCGTGTATGTGAGGAGACATCAGTCAAAGACCTTGGAGCCACGTTGGAAGGGGCCGTATACCGTCCTCCTCACCACTCCCACTGCCTTGAAAGTGGACGGCATCTCCGCCTGGATTCATGCGTCGCATGTAAAGAGGGCAACACCCCAGGACCCAACTGACTCCCCCTCCACTGCAGAACCACCACTTGGAGCCTGGAAAGTGCAACGTTCCCCAAATCCGCTTAAGctaagacttttaaaagtttaa